In Mytilus trossulus isolate FHL-02 unplaced genomic scaffold, PNRI_Mtr1.1.1.hap1 h1tg000187l__unscaffolded, whole genome shotgun sequence, a single window of DNA contains:
- the LOC134700876 gene encoding uncharacterized protein LOC134700876 has protein sequence MVKSVESINKRVDEVEKGLNFINSEFENNKKDVREVKKNLTAIRSENEEAIETIAKLQKDFDDLNEKQLDLQTRAMRENLVFTGIPMHDKNELSDDTEKIIQNFMTTELKMSTLPEFHRAHRFGKEYTEKHPDGSIKFITKPIVCRFVNYKQRELVRKAARELKDTKYGINEQFPKEINDRRKALWPHFQEARRQKKKAFFKRDRLFIDGNEFLPINNTHVMDTDERQTRSRHPPKDQGARPKEFTQPKNPQPRRGPRKGQN, from the coding sequence ATGGTCAAAAGTGTCGAGAGTATCAATAAGCGAGTCGACGAGGTTGAAAAAGGTTTGAACTTTATTAATTcagaatttgaaaataacaaaaaggatGTCcgagaagtaaaaaaaaacctgactgCGATACGCTCTGAAAACGAAGAAGCAATCGAAACTATTGCTAAACTTCAAAAAGATTTCGACGACCTCAACGAAAAACAACTAGATCTACAAACTAGGGCGATGCGGGAAAATTTAGTCTTTACAGGTATCCCAATGCACGACAAAAATGAACTGTCAGATGACACtgaaaaaatcattcaaaattttatgacaaCTGAATTGAAAATGTCAACCTTACCAGAGTTTCATAGGGCTCATCGTTTTGGAAAGGAGTACACCGAAAAACATCCTGACGGGTCAATTAAGTTTATTACTAAACCTATAGTGTGTAGATTTGTGAATTACAAACAGAGAGAACTAGTACGAAAAGCCGCTCGTGAACTTAAAGATACGAAATACGGCATAAACGAACAGTTCCCAAAGGAAATAAACGACCGCAGGAAGGCTCTGTGGCCCCACTTTCAAGAAGCACGCCGACAAAAGAAAAAGGCTTTCTTTAAGAGAGACCGACTATTCATTGACGGGAATGAGTTTTTACCGATAAACAACACACACGTTATGGATACAGACGAAAGACAGACGCGTTCACGCCATCCACCAAAAGACCAAGGTGCTCGACCCAAAGAATTCACCCAGCCGAAAAATCCACAACCCCGTAGAGGACCCCGAAAAGGACAGAACTAG